A genomic region of Devosia ginsengisoli contains the following coding sequences:
- a CDS encoding glucose 1-dehydrogenase, which produces MAGRLANGHVFVTGGSRGIGAAIVEKALAEGACVTMVDLDRAAGEAFVAGLADRDRVHFEAGDIRRIEDISRVHDAGVKKFGAVTGLVNNAGRNSNADPVTMTEAEWDDVFSVDLKAAWLCAKVVLPAMLAAKAGSIVNIASVHADHTFPGYFPYAAAKSGLVGLTRSLALEVGPKQVRVNAISPGWTETKLVAEYLATQPPEMRQQVLDVHPMARIAKPAEIANCVVFLLSDEASFVTGANWRVDGGLGARFAG; this is translated from the coding sequence ATGGCCGGGCGGCTGGCAAACGGCCATGTCTTCGTCACCGGCGGCAGCCGGGGCATCGGCGCGGCCATTGTTGAAAAGGCGCTGGCCGAGGGTGCATGCGTCACCATGGTCGATCTCGACCGCGCGGCGGGCGAGGCCTTCGTCGCCGGGCTTGCCGATCGCGACCGGGTGCATTTCGAGGCCGGCGATATCCGACGCATCGAGGACATTTCGCGCGTGCACGACGCGGGCGTCAAAAAGTTCGGCGCCGTGACCGGGCTGGTCAACAATGCCGGTCGCAATTCCAATGCCGACCCGGTCACGATGACCGAGGCCGAATGGGACGATGTGTTTTCGGTCGACCTCAAGGCTGCCTGGCTCTGCGCCAAAGTGGTGCTGCCGGCCATGCTGGCGGCCAAGGCCGGGTCGATCGTCAATATCGCCTCGGTCCATGCCGACCACACGTTCCCCGGCTATTTTCCCTATGCCGCGGCGAAATCCGGCCTTGTCGGGCTCACGCGGTCGCTGGCGCTGGAAGTCGGGCCGAAGCAGGTCCGCGTCAATGCCATCTCGCCCGGCTGGACCGAGACCAAGCTGGTGGCCGAATATCTCGCCACCCAGCCGCCGGAAATGCGCCAGCAGGTGCTCGACGTGCATCCCATGGCTCGTATCGCCAAACCGGCCGAGATTGCCAATTGCGTCGTCTTCCTGCTCTCGGACGAGGCGTCCTTCGT
- a CDS encoding CaiB/BaiF CoA transferase family protein has protein sequence MSSTGPLAGLRVLDLTIALAGPMCTQRMGEMGADIVKIEAPGGGDFSRYSTMAGITKFGDATTFVTLNRNKRSLILDLKSDAGREVLYRMVKDADVLVQNFRPRVASKLGIDYATLSAINPRLVYGSISGYGEDGPLKDRPGQDLLLQSFAGLTMNAGRSSELPHPSPLYMVDVSASHQLTEGVLAALVARATTGRGQEIKVTMVSAIMEMQVQELTSFMAAEAPPTRSGSPQASIYMEPPYGIYRCADAHIALAQVDLDRLGDVIGVPALKALKTSRPSQKDSAALMRWRDDIYDAVAARLREDTVAHWDNLLTEHGLWCGPVNDYATFLAHPQTQRYLTTMTHSKGGEYRTVAPAIRFSGDPDPSLRGSPRYGEHSREVLLEAGFSIAEVDKLFADNVAVSPVVDV, from the coding sequence ATGTCCAGTACCGGCCCCCTGGCGGGCCTTCGCGTCCTCGATCTCACCATTGCCCTGGCCGGTCCCATGTGCACGCAGCGCATGGGCGAGATGGGCGCCGATATCGTCAAGATCGAAGCCCCAGGGGGCGGCGACTTCTCGCGCTACTCCACCATGGCCGGCATCACCAAATTCGGCGACGCGACGACCTTCGTGACCCTTAACCGCAACAAGCGCTCGCTGATCCTCGACCTCAAGTCCGATGCCGGGCGTGAGGTATTGTACCGGATGGTCAAGGATGCGGACGTGCTGGTGCAGAATTTCCGGCCGCGCGTCGCCAGCAAGCTGGGCATCGATTACGCGACGCTGAGCGCCATCAATCCGCGGCTGGTCTATGGCTCGATCAGCGGCTATGGCGAGGACGGGCCCTTGAAGGACCGGCCGGGGCAGGACCTGCTGCTGCAGAGCTTTGCCGGCCTCACCATGAATGCCGGGCGCTCCAGCGAATTGCCGCATCCTTCCCCGCTCTACATGGTCGACGTCTCGGCCTCGCACCAGCTGACCGAGGGCGTGCTGGCAGCGCTGGTGGCGCGCGCCACGACTGGACGCGGGCAGGAAATCAAGGTCACCATGGTCTCGGCGATCATGGAGATGCAGGTGCAGGAATTAACGTCGTTCATGGCGGCCGAGGCGCCGCCGACCCGTTCGGGCAGTCCGCAGGCGTCCATCTACATGGAGCCGCCCTATGGCATCTATCGCTGCGCGGACGCCCATATCGCCCTGGCCCAGGTCGATCTCGACCGGCTGGGCGACGTCATCGGCGTGCCGGCGCTGAAGGCGCTCAAGACATCGCGGCCGTCGCAGAAGGACAGCGCAGCGCTGATGCGCTGGCGCGACGACATCTATGACGCCGTCGCCGCGCGCCTGCGCGAAGACACCGTCGCGCATTGGGACAACCTGCTGACCGAGCACGGCCTGTGGTGCGGCCCGGTCAACGACTATGCGACCTTCCTCGCCCATCCGCAGACCCAGCGCTATCTCACCACCATGACGCATTCCAAGGGTGGCGAATACCGCACCGTGGCGCCGGCCATCCGCTTCTCCGGCGATCCCGATCCGTCTTTGCGCGGCTCGCCGCGCTATGGCGAGCACAGCCGCGAGGTCTTGCTCGAAGCTGGTTTCAGCATTGCCGAGGTCGACAAGCTCTTCGCGGACAATGTTGCGGTATCGCCAGTGGTGGACGTCTGA
- a CDS encoding ABC transporter permease — protein MTNISQTTTQRSTENPFKAFTRFVGAENLSLLIALVLLVALIASQTPFFFVPRNLMNIGMNLAVVGLLGVGMTIVIVSGALDISVGSIAGVASVVSAIFVTYVGTVTGGVFMGVLAGALLGVVNAAIISYLRVNAVVATLATLSAYRGIAFLVAPEGRPIGVLDQNFAYIGSGRVLESGSFPGIPVALLLLVAVAVVAHFVMSSTVFGRAVYSMGGNPAAARLAGINLTRMKFYIFTISGALAGLAGVLVTARTSSGQPASGTQGLELEAITAVFLGGAILAGGKGTIVGTMLAVVLLATLSNGMNLLNIPTFYQLVAKGFLLIVAVAIGQWRMARAERAQARASLAG, from the coding sequence ATGACCAATATTTCCCAAACCACCACGCAGCGTTCCACGGAGAACCCGTTCAAGGCGTTTACCCGTTTCGTGGGTGCGGAAAACCTGTCCCTGCTGATCGCGCTGGTGCTGCTGGTGGCGCTGATCGCCAGCCAGACGCCGTTCTTCTTCGTGCCGCGCAACCTGATGAATATTGGCATGAACCTGGCTGTGGTCGGGCTACTTGGCGTCGGCATGACCATCGTCATCGTCTCGGGTGCCCTCGACATTTCCGTCGGCTCCATTGCCGGCGTGGCCTCGGTGGTCTCGGCCATCTTCGTCACCTATGTGGGGACAGTCACCGGTGGCGTATTCATGGGTGTATTGGCGGGCGCGCTACTGGGCGTGGTGAACGCCGCGATCATTTCCTATCTCAGGGTCAATGCGGTGGTGGCGACGCTCGCCACGCTATCGGCCTATCGCGGCATCGCCTTTCTCGTCGCGCCCGAAGGTCGGCCGATCGGCGTGCTCGACCAGAATTTCGCCTATATCGGCTCGGGACGCGTGCTCGAAAGCGGCAGCTTTCCCGGCATCCCGGTGGCCTTGCTGCTGCTTGTGGCCGTCGCCGTGGTCGCCCATTTCGTCATGAGCTCGACCGTCTTCGGCCGGGCCGTCTATTCGATGGGCGGCAACCCGGCCGCGGCCCGCCTGGCGGGTATCAACCTCACCCGGATGAAGTTCTACATCTTCACAATTTCCGGGGCGCTGGCGGGACTGGCGGGCGTGCTGGTGACGGCGCGGACCAGTTCGGGCCAGCCGGCTTCGGGAACGCAGGGCCTCGAGCTCGAAGCGATTACCGCCGTGTTTCTCGGCGGCGCCATCCTGGCGGGCGGCAAGGGCACCATTGTCGGGACCATGCTGGCGGTAGTGCTGCTGGCGACGCTGAGCAATGGCATGAACCTGCTCAATATCCCGACCTTCTACCAGCTCGTCGCCAAGGGCTTCCTGCTGATCGTGGCGGTGGCCATCGGCCAGTGGCGCATGGCGCGGGCGGAACGGGCGCAGGCCCGCGCCTCGCTGGCCGGCTGA
- a CDS encoding sugar ABC transporter ATP-binding protein, which yields MAETPVVDIRRVGKAFPNVRALADLTFDVRRGEVVAFVGENGAGKSTLLKILSGDYQLDEGEVLLDGQEASHVSPREARQAGFRLVRQEPEIVPHVSAAENIFVGELPQRRGVVDFARLRADARALLEECGFDGLIDPAAMGDTLSPAQKHIVEIARALKPGVKVVAFDEPTSSLTSDETERLFTLIRKLRDRGLGVIYVTHRLHEVMEISDRIVILRDGRLVDVCETRSVTPDDVVRMMVGRDLSYGFSRIETTRPEVVLEVSNLSSRFHENVNFKIHAGEILGFAGLVGAGRTELAKVIFGDIHKRSGDVLVAGQRTRIKAPSDAIAASIGFAPEDRKGEGLILVRSVMENASMAVFSTLSRFGILRNKMMVDTVSPLIDSLEIKTPSLEQEVGKLSGGNQQKVVLARWLAAKPKVLILDEPTRAVDVGAKAEIYRLIDSLAKSGIAIMLISSEMPELLALADRIVVMHAGQLSDPIEKSEASEERILNAALGQQAA from the coding sequence ATGGCTGAAACACCCGTCGTTGATATTCGCCGCGTGGGCAAGGCATTCCCGAATGTGCGGGCGCTGGCCGATCTCACTTTCGACGTTCGCCGCGGCGAGGTGGTCGCCTTTGTCGGTGAGAACGGCGCCGGCAAGTCCACTTTGCTCAAGATACTGTCCGGCGATTACCAGCTCGATGAGGGTGAGGTTCTGCTCGATGGGCAGGAAGCCAGCCATGTCAGCCCGCGCGAGGCCAGACAGGCCGGGTTCCGCCTGGTGCGGCAGGAGCCCGAGATCGTTCCCCATGTCAGCGCCGCCGAGAATATCTTCGTGGGCGAGCTGCCGCAGCGGCGCGGCGTCGTCGATTTCGCCAGGCTTCGTGCCGATGCCAGGGCTTTGCTGGAGGAATGCGGCTTCGATGGCCTCATCGACCCGGCGGCCATGGGTGATACGCTGTCGCCGGCGCAGAAACATATCGTCGAGATCGCCCGGGCGCTGAAGCCCGGCGTCAAGGTGGTCGCCTTCGATGAGCCGACATCCTCGCTCACCTCGGACGAAACCGAGCGGCTGTTCACGCTGATCCGCAAGCTGCGCGATCGCGGGCTGGGCGTGATCTACGTGACCCATCGCCTGCATGAGGTGATGGAAATTTCCGATCGCATCGTCATCCTGCGCGATGGCCGGCTGGTCGATGTGTGCGAGACCAGGTCAGTGACACCGGACGATGTCGTCCGCATGATGGTGGGCCGCGATCTATCCTACGGCTTCAGCCGCATCGAGACGACACGGCCCGAAGTGGTGCTGGAAGTCTCGAACCTGTCGAGCCGCTTCCACGAGAATGTCAATTTCAAGATTCATGCCGGCGAAATCCTCGGCTTTGCCGGACTGGTGGGCGCCGGGCGCACCGAGCTTGCCAAGGTTATTTTCGGCGACATTCACAAGCGCAGCGGCGACGTGCTGGTGGCCGGCCAGCGCACCCGCATCAAGGCGCCATCGGACGCGATTGCCGCCAGCATCGGCTTTGCTCCGGAAGACCGGAAGGGCGAGGGGCTGATCCTGGTTCGCTCGGTGATGGAGAACGCCTCGATGGCGGTCTTCTCGACGCTGAGCCGCTTCGGCATCCTGCGCAACAAGATGATGGTCGACACCGTCTCGCCATTGATCGACAGTCTCGAAATCAAGACCCCGTCGCTGGAGCAGGAAGTCGGCAAGCTGTCAGGCGGCAACCAGCAGAAGGTTGTGCTGGCTCGCTGGCTGGCGGCCAAGCCGAAGGTGTTGATTCTCGACGAACCGACGCGTGCCGTCGATGTCGGCGCCAAGGCCGAAATCTACCGGCTGATCGACAGTCTCGCCAAAAGCGGCATCGCCATCATGCTGATTTCCTCGGAAATGCCGGAGCTGCTGGCGCTGGCCGACCGCATCGTCGTCATGCATGCCGGCCAGCTTTCCGACCCGATAGAAAAGAGCGAAGCGTCGGAAGAACGCATCCTCAACGCCGCGCTCGGCCAGCAGGCCGCGTAG
- a CDS encoding substrate-binding domain-containing protein: protein MTTLTRLLGSTILAAGLFGAVFAGAATAQDKLIVNINKSGTQQYFIDQGDGFTAAAEELGYQASVINVELDANLAISAMTDALAAGAKGIAITVPDQAIGPAVAKAAADAGVLLVGTNDNIADAEGNPIPLVGFDGKDMGTKVGIAAGELLNESDWLGGGTYGILSVEVQTLSVCNDRTDASRAEITKAGADAARIFPVTYDGTTNSALEAAGPVVTAHPDVDKWVVFGCNDEGVLGTLNALTNAGFAPDDIIAVGLGAYEACRPWAAGQPSGFKAALYISGTDVGAAAAKVLIAALEDGVELPANTVADTSIVTPENYQDHMPCT from the coding sequence ATGACCACACTTACCCGCCTGCTCGGCAGCACAATCTTGGCCGCGGGCCTGTTCGGCGCCGTCTTTGCCGGTGCCGCAACGGCCCAGGACAAGCTCATCGTCAACATCAACAAGAGCGGCACTCAGCAGTATTTCATTGATCAGGGCGACGGCTTCACCGCGGCCGCCGAAGAACTCGGCTATCAGGCCAGTGTGATCAACGTCGAACTCGATGCCAACCTGGCCATCAGCGCCATGACCGACGCCCTTGCGGCCGGTGCCAAGGGCATCGCCATCACCGTTCCGGACCAGGCCATCGGGCCGGCGGTCGCCAAGGCAGCGGCTGATGCCGGTGTCCTGCTGGTCGGCACCAATGACAATATCGCCGATGCCGAAGGCAATCCGATCCCGCTGGTCGGCTTCGACGGCAAGGATATGGGCACCAAGGTTGGCATTGCTGCCGGCGAACTGCTCAACGAAAGCGATTGGCTGGGCGGCGGCACCTACGGCATCCTGTCGGTCGAAGTGCAGACCCTCTCGGTCTGCAACGACCGTACCGATGCCTCGCGTGCCGAGATCACCAAGGCCGGTGCCGATGCCGCCCGTATCTTCCCGGTGACCTATGACGGTACGACCAATTCGGCTCTCGAAGCCGCCGGTCCCGTGGTCACCGCGCATCCCGATGTCGACAAGTGGGTGGTGTTCGGCTGCAATGACGAAGGCGTGCTCGGTACGCTCAATGCGCTGACCAATGCCGGTTTCGCGCCGGATGACATCATCGCCGTGGGCCTGGGTGCCTATGAAGCCTGCCGCCCCTGGGCTGCCGGCCAGCCGAGCGGCTTCAAGGCTGCGCTCTATATCAGCGGTACCGATGTCGGCGCTGCCGCGGCCAAGGTGCTGATCGCGGCGCTCGAAGACGGCGTGGAACTGCCCGCCAATACGGTGGCGGATACCTCGATCGTCACGCCGGAAAACTATCAGGACCATATGCCCTGCACCTGA
- a CDS encoding SDR family oxidoreductase gives MQRLVGKIAIVTGAGQGIGEAIARRFAAEGARVVIAERERERGEAVAGQLRDSGAEALCIRTDVSDTKSIEAMVAETVSAFGSPDILVNNAGIAVFGDPLQITDADWQRCMSVDLDGAWYCCRAVLPHMLARGSGAIVNIASNHSFQVIRNTFPYPVAKHGLLGLTRSLALEYAERGVIVNAISPGYIDTPLNRKMFADDPDPDARAKVEARQPLKRLGRPEEIAAVAAMLASDEARFIVGANIVVDGGVTIRMYE, from the coding sequence ATGCAACGTCTCGTGGGCAAGATCGCCATCGTCACCGGAGCGGGCCAGGGCATTGGCGAAGCCATTGCCCGGCGTTTTGCGGCCGAAGGCGCACGCGTCGTCATCGCTGAACGCGAGCGTGAGCGCGGCGAAGCGGTCGCGGGACAATTGCGCGACAGCGGCGCCGAAGCGCTGTGCATCCGAACCGATGTCAGTGACACCAAGAGCATCGAAGCCATGGTCGCCGAAACCGTCTCGGCTTTCGGCTCGCCCGATATCCTGGTCAACAATGCCGGCATTGCCGTCTTCGGCGATCCGCTCCAGATCACCGATGCCGACTGGCAGCGTTGCATGTCCGTTGATCTCGACGGGGCCTGGTATTGCTGTCGCGCCGTACTGCCGCACATGCTGGCGAGAGGCAGTGGCGCCATCGTCAATATCGCGTCCAACCATTCCTTTCAGGTGATCCGCAACACCTTTCCCTACCCCGTCGCCAAGCATGGCCTGCTCGGCCTTACCCGTTCGCTGGCGCTCGAATATGCCGAACGCGGCGTCATCGTGAACGCCATCTCGCCCGGCTATATCGACACGCCGCTCAACCGGAAGATGTTCGCGGACGACCCCGATCCGGATGCACGCGCCAAGGTGGAAGCGCGCCAGCCGCTCAAGCGCCTCGGCCGCCCCGAGGAAATCGCCGCCGTCGCTGCCATGCTGGCTTCGGACGAAGCCCGCTTCATTGTCGGCGCCAATATCGTCGTCGATGGCGGCGTCACCATCCGCATGTACGAATAG
- a CDS encoding SMP-30/gluconolactonase/LRE family protein, whose product MTIEVSTAVACRNVLGEGTYWDARRGRLWWLDVPLPSRLFCLDPASGDVQSYDMPEMITAVRAKKDGTGLIVACHSGISSFDYATGKLTHLLNPEPQLPYNRSNDAGTDARGRFWFGTMQNNIQPNGAGIDLIAGAGTLYRLDPDLTLTPFETGIWVSNTVCWSPDNRTMYFCDTASGVISAYDFDLDDGVVTNKRAFAEFDRGAPDGSCVDAEGYLWNARWDGGCVVRFNPRGEVDKVIDLPVAKVTSCAFAGPDLDQLYITTASYGMSEAERAAAPDAGNLFICHPGVRGQRTAEFG is encoded by the coding sequence ATGACCATCGAGGTTTCCACTGCCGTCGCCTGTCGCAACGTCCTCGGCGAGGGCACCTACTGGGACGCCAGGCGCGGCCGGCTCTGGTGGCTCGACGTGCCCCTGCCATCGCGGCTGTTTTGCCTCGATCCGGCCAGTGGGGACGTCCAGAGCTACGACATGCCCGAGATGATCACGGCGGTTCGGGCCAAGAAGGACGGCACCGGGCTCATCGTCGCCTGCCACAGCGGCATCAGCAGCTTCGACTATGCCACCGGCAAGCTGACGCATCTGCTCAATCCCGAGCCGCAACTGCCCTATAACCGCTCCAATGACGCGGGCACCGATGCGCGCGGGCGCTTCTGGTTCGGCACCATGCAGAACAATATCCAGCCCAATGGCGCTGGCATCGATCTCATCGCCGGCGCCGGCACACTCTACCGCCTCGATCCGGACCTGACGCTCACTCCGTTCGAAACCGGTATCTGGGTGTCCAACACCGTGTGCTGGAGCCCGGATAATCGCACCATGTATTTCTGCGATACGGCCTCGGGCGTCATCTCGGCCTATGATTTCGACCTCGATGACGGCGTGGTCACCAACAAGCGGGCCTTTGCCGAATTCGACCGCGGCGCGCCGGATGGCTCCTGCGTCGATGCCGAAGGCTATCTGTGGAATGCGCGCTGGGATGGTGGCTGCGTCGTGCGCTTCAATCCGCGCGGCGAGGTCGACAAGGTCATCGACCTGCCCGTCGCCAAGGTGACCAGTTGCGCCTTTGCCGGCCCCGATCTCGACCAGCTCTACATCACCACCGCCAGCTATGGGATGAGCGAAGCCGAGCGGGCCGCTGCGCCCGATGCGGGCAACCTCTTCATCTGCCACCCCGGAGTCAGGGGCCAGCGGACCGCCGAATTCGGCTGA
- a CDS encoding glycoside hydrolase family 88 protein produces the protein MTEPTEAQRQLFKRVAERLQQHDFKGWFYGDSVGFEGLIAAGDLLGLSTWQDFSQGFFRAWSTRREPWQLDDNTAPGHVMCEIVKRTGDAVLLKAVIELAEHLYSRRRVRDVAITFEDTLRALRQPYGGPALDAAQQAQMGDPGAGTWLDCMHFDPPFYAHLAKIGGGAEWSQRAVDEILAYRELLFDAELGLYNHFWLEKTQRSYIRGWGRGQGWGLLGLIDVAEHADKGANRYDEVVRNAQDLAAAMLKWQLPDGNWWAMVHEPESGPESSTAAFMAGAFYRGIRLGLLPAETFRAAADKAYDAILANLDADGNLQGVSAAVYAALTQEHYWHVPRGYIVPWGQGPVLTAALARQQVDL, from the coding sequence ATGACAGAACCGACGGAAGCCCAGCGCCAGCTGTTCAAGCGGGTGGCGGAGCGGCTGCAGCAACACGACTTCAAGGGCTGGTTTTACGGCGACTCGGTGGGCTTCGAGGGCCTTATCGCCGCAGGCGATCTGCTCGGCCTCTCCACCTGGCAGGACTTTTCGCAAGGCTTCTTCCGCGCCTGGTCGACCCGGCGCGAACCCTGGCAGCTCGACGACAATACGGCGCCCGGCCATGTCATGTGCGAGATCGTCAAGCGCACGGGCGATGCGGTGCTGCTCAAGGCGGTGATCGAACTGGCCGAGCATCTCTATTCGCGCCGCCGGGTACGGGACGTCGCCATCACCTTCGAGGATACGCTGCGGGCGCTGCGCCAGCCTTATGGCGGTCCGGCGCTCGACGCTGCCCAGCAGGCGCAGATGGGCGATCCTGGCGCCGGCACCTGGCTCGACTGCATGCATTTCGACCCGCCTTTCTATGCCCATCTCGCTAAAATCGGTGGTGGGGCGGAATGGTCGCAGCGGGCGGTGGACGAGATACTGGCCTATCGCGAACTGCTGTTCGACGCGGAACTGGGTCTCTACAACCACTTCTGGCTCGAAAAAACCCAGCGATCCTACATTCGCGGCTGGGGCCGCGGGCAGGGCTGGGGGCTGCTTGGGCTGATCGATGTTGCCGAGCATGCGGACAAGGGCGCGAACCGCTATGACGAGGTGGTACGCAACGCCCAGGACCTCGCCGCGGCGATGCTGAAATGGCAACTGCCCGATGGCAATTGGTGGGCCATGGTGCACGAGCCCGAATCCGGCCCCGAATCCTCGACAGCGGCCTTCATGGCCGGCGCCTTCTATCGCGGCATAAGGCTGGGACTATTGCCAGCCGAAACCTTCCGCGCCGCGGCCGACAAGGCCTATGACGCCATACTGGCCAATCTCGATGCCGACGGCAACCTGCAGGGCGTCTCCGCGGCGGTCTATGCGGCGCTGACGCAGGAGCATTACTGGCACGTGCCGCGTGGCTATATCGTGCCGTGGGGGCAGGGCCCGGTGCTGACCGCGGCGCTGGCCCGGCAGCAGGTCGACCTCTAG